One region of Pseudomonas sp. B21-040 genomic DNA includes:
- a CDS encoding SDR family NAD(P)-dependent oxidoreductase translates to MNRVALVTGASRGLGECIARRLHAAGYRVALADVRLDGVQRLAAELDSSGASAVAVELDVRNKADFVRARDLLAERWGGTDILVNNAGQSKVAALMDITPEEFDESMAINLRGTFVACQVFGAHFAERGFGRIVNIASLAGQNGGTATGAHYAAAKGGVATLTKVFARELASQGVTVNSISPGPLDLPIVHETVAPERLEQILKVIPAGTLGAPEYIADSVLLLVADHAASVTGACWDINGGLFMR, encoded by the coding sequence ATGAACCGAGTAGCCCTGGTGACCGGCGCTTCGCGCGGTCTCGGCGAATGCATCGCCCGTCGCTTGCACGCGGCGGGTTATCGCGTGGCCCTGGCCGACGTGCGCCTTGATGGCGTGCAGCGGTTGGCGGCGGAGCTTGATAGCAGCGGCGCGAGTGCCGTCGCCGTCGAACTGGATGTGCGTAATAAGGCCGACTTTGTCCGTGCCCGCGATCTGCTCGCCGAGCGTTGGGGCGGCACTGACATTCTGGTGAACAACGCCGGTCAATCGAAAGTGGCCGCGCTGATGGACATCACGCCCGAAGAGTTCGATGAGTCGATGGCGATCAACCTGCGCGGCACGTTCGTGGCTTGCCAGGTGTTCGGCGCGCACTTTGCCGAGCGCGGCTTTGGTCGCATCGTCAACATCGCCTCGCTGGCCGGGCAGAACGGCGGCACCGCCACCGGCGCGCATTACGCGGCGGCCAAGGGCGGCGTGGCGACCCTGACCAAAGTATTCGCCCGCGAACTGGCGTCACAAGGGGTGACGGTCAACAGCATTTCGCCAGGACCACTGGACTTGCCGATCGTGCACGAAACCGTGGCCCCGGAGCGTCTGGAGCAGATTCTGAAGGTGATCCCGGCCGGCACCCTTGGCGCCCCCGAATACATCGCCGACAGCGTCTTGCTGTTGGTCGCCGACCACGCCGCCTCTGTAACCGGCGCGTGCTGGGACATCAATGGCGGGTTGTTCATGCGCTGA
- the feaR gene encoding transcriptional regulator FeaR produces the protein MITSSALRNDAFESWLSQVNQACGRFDARALDTNFYGELAEFRSGAINLSVVDMAHVHLYRTSKDVSTSSDGHYYAVFQLRGSSQLEQGDNRAQLGCGDIALIDACQPSDMTYNEDSRQLSLILPRQVVQRGSHFNALNCATRIAATTPLAALANRMVLETRQHQSLDMQESEAVLDALVSLLLPGISARDASVDAHERQFRKTIAYIDEHISAEELCPELIAREVGISVRGLYRMFSKRGLVVAQYIKHRRLDFCAENLRRSDVEQKLSALCYAWGFSDSSYFSSAFKSRFGVSPGEYRKRYSH, from the coding sequence ATGATTACTTCATCGGCACTGCGCAACGATGCATTTGAAAGTTGGTTAAGTCAGGTCAATCAGGCCTGTGGGCGCTTCGACGCCCGCGCACTGGACACGAATTTCTACGGTGAACTGGCGGAGTTTCGCAGCGGCGCGATCAACCTCAGCGTGGTCGACATGGCCCACGTGCATTTGTATCGCACCAGCAAAGACGTCAGCACCAGCAGCGACGGCCACTACTACGCAGTGTTCCAACTGCGCGGCAGCTCGCAACTCGAACAGGGTGACAACCGCGCCCAATTGGGCTGTGGTGACATTGCGCTGATCGACGCCTGCCAACCCAGTGACATGACCTACAACGAAGACTCCCGGCAGTTGTCACTGATTTTGCCGCGCCAGGTGGTGCAGCGCGGTTCGCACTTCAACGCGCTCAACTGCGCCACGCGCATTGCGGCCACCACGCCACTGGCTGCGCTGGCCAACCGCATGGTCCTGGAAACGCGGCAGCATCAAAGCCTGGACATGCAGGAAAGCGAAGCGGTGCTCGACGCGCTGGTCAGCCTGTTGTTGCCGGGTATCAGCGCTCGCGACGCCAGCGTGGATGCCCACGAGCGGCAATTTCGTAAAACCATCGCTTACATCGACGAGCACATCAGTGCTGAAGAACTGTGCCCGGAGCTGATTGCCCGTGAGGTGGGGATTTCGGTGCGCGGGCTGTACCGGATGTTTTCCAAGCGTGGTCTGGTGGTGGCGCAATACATCAAGCATCGACGCCTGGATTTCTGCGCCGAAAACCTGCGCCGTTCGGATGTCGAGCAGAAGCTGTCGGCGCTGTGCTACGCGTGGGGATTCTCGGATTCGAGCTACTTTTCCTCAGCGTTCAAGTCGCGCTTTGGCGTGTCACCAGGTGAATATCGCAAGCGCTACAGTCACTGA
- a CDS encoding phosphotransferase enzyme family protein — translation MTDFHTLSHDQQVAKLHDLARHALQQWDGAFAEIELVKFRENAVFSARREDGQRVALRIHRNGYHCEAALRSELQWMEALATAGITVPQIIRAQNQRHLVEVLHADIGEPRHVDMLAWLPGATAGTSEAGVQADTEIDFLFAEAGALAARIHLHAADWQQPDEFVRHAWDEDGLIGANPFWGRFWDLEQLSVDQRELLQQARRRARSDLRRYGRQLGNFGMIHADLVPENLLIEGANLRLIDFDDAGFGWHMFELATALYFCLDDPRYEQIKAALLKGYHAVKPLTDADRETLALFLMLRGTTYLGWIHTRKGTPTAIEMAPMLIDRACLLAREYLQQVR, via the coding sequence ATGACTGATTTCCACACCCTGAGCCACGACCAGCAAGTCGCCAAACTGCACGATCTGGCCCGGCACGCCCTGCAACAGTGGGACGGCGCCTTTGCCGAGATCGAACTGGTGAAATTCCGCGAGAACGCGGTGTTCTCGGCGCGCCGTGAGGACGGCCAACGGGTCGCCTTGCGCATCCACCGCAACGGCTATCACTGCGAAGCGGCGCTGCGTTCGGAGCTGCAATGGATGGAAGCGCTGGCCACGGCCGGCATTACCGTGCCGCAGATCATCCGCGCGCAAAACCAGCGCCACCTGGTCGAAGTGCTGCATGCCGACATCGGCGAACCGCGCCACGTCGACATGCTCGCCTGGCTGCCCGGCGCCACGGCGGGCACCTCTGAAGCGGGCGTGCAGGCGGACACCGAAATCGACTTTCTGTTTGCCGAAGCCGGCGCGCTCGCCGCGCGTATTCATTTGCACGCGGCGGATTGGCAACAGCCGGACGAGTTTGTCCGGCATGCCTGGGATGAGGATGGCTTGATCGGCGCCAATCCGTTCTGGGGGCGGTTCTGGGACCTGGAACAGCTCAGCGTCGATCAACGTGAACTGCTGCAACAGGCCCGCCGCCGTGCGCGCAGCGACTTGCGTCGATACGGTCGACAGCTGGGCAACTTCGGCATGATCCACGCTGACCTGGTGCCAGAGAACCTGCTGATCGAGGGCGCAAACTTGCGCCTGATCGACTTCGACGATGCGGGTTTTGGCTGGCACATGTTTGAGTTGGCGACGGCACTGTACTTCTGCCTGGACGACCCGCGTTATGAGCAGATCAAAGCGGCGCTGCTGAAGGGGTATCACGCAGTCAAACCGCTGACGGATGCCGACCGGGAGACGCTGGCGCTGTTTCTGATGCTGCGCGGCACGACGTACCTGGGCTGGATTCATACCCGCAAAGGCACACCGACCGCGATCGAAATGGCACCGATGTTGATTGATCGGGCTTGCTTGTTGGCTCGGGAGTATCTGCAACAGGTGCGGTGA
- a CDS encoding aromatic-ring-hydroxylating dioxygenase subunit beta: MSNHDTLNGFSGPLAQAIEFIWREAELLDHKNYAEWATLWSESGKYIVPIDPDTEDFEATLNYAYDDARMRDLRIERLTAGYSPSAVDAATTIRSVSRFRLVEAAGDLVEVNSAQVLYAYKRGVHTPFVADLNHRIRFTDGVAKLERKVVRLINSTDSLSALGFLL; the protein is encoded by the coding sequence ATGAGCAATCACGACACCCTGAACGGTTTTTCCGGCCCGTTGGCCCAGGCCATCGAATTCATCTGGCGCGAAGCCGAACTGCTCGACCACAAGAACTACGCCGAATGGGCGACCCTGTGGAGCGAAAGCGGCAAGTACATCGTGCCGATCGACCCGGACACCGAAGACTTCGAAGCGACCCTCAACTACGCCTATGACGATGCGCGCATGCGTGACCTGCGCATCGAACGCCTGACTGCGGGCTACTCGCCGTCGGCGGTGGACGCGGCGACAACCATTCGCTCGGTCTCGCGTTTCCGTCTGGTGGAAGCGGCGGGGGATCTGGTTGAAGTGAATTCGGCGCAGGTGCTGTACGCCTACAAACGCGGCGTGCACACACCGTTCGTGGCCGACCTCAACCACCGGATTCGCTTCACCGACGGTGTGGCGAAACTGGAGCGCAAGGTCGTGCGCCTGATCAACTCCACCGACAGCCTAAGCGCGCTCGGCTTCCTGCTGTGA
- the hpaC gene encoding 4-hydroxyphenylacetate 3-monooxygenase, reductase component gives MADLSQQQIDFRNAMAQLPAAVNIITTNGPGGQCGITASAVCSVTDSPPTVLVCVNRNSATHDVFRTNGHLCVNVLCGEQEELARHFAGMTKVSMAERFAWDLWDEGDTGVPLLRDALVQLEGRITECKEVGSHSVMFVELSNVGVRGERDSLVYFNRLFHRLEHAGAHC, from the coding sequence ATGGCCGACCTGAGCCAGCAGCAAATCGACTTTCGCAACGCCATGGCGCAGCTGCCTGCTGCGGTGAACATCATCACCACCAACGGCCCCGGCGGACAATGCGGCATCACCGCCAGCGCCGTGTGCTCGGTCACCGATTCGCCACCGACCGTGCTGGTCTGTGTGAACCGCAACAGCGCCACCCACGATGTGTTCCGCACCAACGGCCACTTGTGCGTCAACGTGCTGTGTGGCGAGCAGGAAGAGCTGGCCCGACACTTCGCCGGCATGACCAAAGTGTCGATGGCCGAACGTTTTGCCTGGGACCTGTGGGACGAAGGCGACACCGGCGTGCCGTTGCTGCGCGATGCGTTGGTGCAGCTGGAAGGACGGATCACCGAATGCAAGGAAGTCGGGTCGCATTCGGTGATGTTTGTTGAGCTGTCGAATGTCGGTGTGCGCGGGGAGAGGGACAGCCTGGTGTACTTCAACCGGTTGTTTCATCGCCTTGAGCATGCCGGGGCGCATTGCTGA
- a CDS encoding PDR/VanB family oxidoreductase — protein MMKVRIERIVDEALDIRSFRLVRSDGQPLDAYEPGAHVDLTGPTGVTRQYSLCSPPQDRRAYLVAVKKEAQSRGGSAALHEQVEEGMELEMGAPRNLFRLDPTATEHVLFAAGIGVTPLLSMAYRLAESGQPYRLHYFARSPQYAAFSELLASTFADHVQFHYGVEPGDMDAALTQSLNQAGSDAHVYTCGPAPFMNKVVEVAARSRSEDAIHLEHFQADPAANAGPSGGFEVELASSGVVLQIPANTSLVDVLQAHGCDIDTECREGICGTCIVEVLDGVPEHRDNCLSSKEKAGNKQICACVSRALSARLVLDL, from the coding sequence ATGATGAAAGTGAGGATCGAAAGGATCGTCGACGAAGCGCTGGATATCCGTTCCTTTCGCCTCGTGCGCAGTGATGGTCAGCCGCTCGACGCTTATGAACCGGGGGCGCATGTCGACCTGACCGGGCCGACCGGCGTGACTCGTCAGTATTCGCTGTGCAGTCCGCCGCAGGATCGCCGTGCGTATCTGGTGGCGGTCAAGAAAGAAGCGCAATCGCGCGGTGGTTCCGCGGCCCTGCACGAGCAGGTGGAAGAGGGCATGGAGCTGGAAATGGGTGCCCCGCGCAACCTGTTCCGCCTCGACCCGACCGCCACCGAGCACGTGCTGTTCGCCGCCGGTATCGGCGTCACGCCACTGTTGAGCATGGCCTATCGACTGGCAGAAAGTGGCCAACCGTATCGTTTGCATTACTTCGCCCGCTCGCCGCAGTACGCGGCATTTTCCGAATTGTTGGCCAGCACCTTTGCCGATCACGTTCAGTTCCATTACGGCGTCGAGCCGGGTGACATGGACGCTGCATTGACGCAAAGCCTGAACCAGGCCGGCAGCGATGCCCACGTCTACACGTGCGGCCCGGCGCCGTTCATGAACAAAGTGGTGGAAGTGGCCGCCCGCAGCCGTAGCGAAGACGCGATTCACCTGGAGCATTTCCAGGCCGACCCGGCCGCCAATGCCGGCCCGAGCGGCGGTTTTGAAGTGGAACTGGCCAGCTCCGGCGTGGTGCTGCAGATTCCGGCCAATACCAGCCTGGTCGACGTACTCCAGGCCCACGGCTGCGACATCGACACCGAGTGTCGCGAAGGTATCTGCGGCACGTGCATCGTCGAGGTCCTGGACGGGGTTCCGGAACACCGGGATAACTGCTTGTCGAGCAAAGAAAAAGCGGGCAACAAGCAAATTTGTGCCTGCGTTTCACGAGCGTTGTCCGCTCGTCTGGTATTGGACCTGTAA
- a CDS encoding response regulator transcription factor produces METRKPIVYIVDDDKDLRTSLAWLLESVSVQAQCFAGAEEFLSQYDPKQPACLVLDVRMPETSGFQLQEILNQRGSTLPTIFVSAHGDIPMSVTAMKNGALDFVEKPYNPQQMIDRIQAALKTAVHAQADQEQRQNLQGKLALLTSREREVLMLVIDGKASKVIARELNISVKTVDVHRTKIKEKMGVTSIAMLVREVLHLPVDEPARH; encoded by the coding sequence ATGGAAACCCGCAAACCGATTGTGTATATCGTCGATGACGACAAAGACCTGCGCACCTCATTGGCGTGGTTGCTGGAGTCGGTCAGTGTGCAGGCGCAATGCTTTGCCGGCGCTGAAGAGTTCCTGAGCCAGTACGACCCCAAGCAACCGGCGTGCCTGGTGCTGGACGTGCGCATGCCGGAAACCAGCGGCTTTCAGTTGCAAGAAATCCTCAACCAGCGCGGCAGCACCCTGCCGACGATTTTCGTGTCGGCCCATGGCGATATTCCGATGTCGGTCACGGCGATGAAAAACGGAGCGCTGGATTTCGTCGAGAAGCCCTACAACCCGCAGCAGATGATCGACCGCATTCAGGCGGCGCTGAAGACCGCCGTGCATGCCCAGGCCGATCAGGAGCAACGTCAGAACCTGCAAGGCAAACTGGCGCTGCTGACCAGCCGGGAACGGGAAGTGTTGATGCTGGTGATCGATGGCAAGGCCAGCAAGGTAATCGCCCGCGAGCTGAACATCAGCGTCAAAACCGTTGATGTGCACCGCACCAAGATCAAGGAAAAGATGGGCGTGACCAGCATTGCGATGCTGGTGCGCGAGGTGTTGCATTTGCCGGTGGATGAACCTGCCCGGCACTGA